A window of Sinimarinibacterium sp. NLF-5-8 genomic DNA:
TTTGCGGGTATAGGTGCGCTCGCTGCTCAAAAACACATTGCGCGCCAGCTGCATGGTGATGGTGCTGCCGCCCTGGGATTTTTCGCCCGATGTGGCGAGTTTGGCGCCTGCACGCAGCAACCCTTGCCAATCCACGCCGGGATGGCTGAAAAAGCGTTCGTCCTCGACGGCGACGAAGGCCTGCACCAACTGCGGCGGGATCTGCTGATAGCTCAGCAGTGCGCGCCGTTCGGCCCCAAACTCACCGATCAGCTGCTTGTCACGGCTGTAGATGCGCAGCGGCACCGACAGGTGCAGATCACGCAGGCTGGCCACCGAAGGCAGATCGCGGCTGTAATGCTGGATGACCGCAGCGGCAGCGCCTGCGGCACAGGCCGCCAGCACCAGCACAACGGCTGAAAACCATAACCAGACACGGCCAAAAGGCTTGGGATTAGTCATTGTGTGCGGTCACAAAGAGATGAAAGTTAAAAGAAATGTTTGCTGAATGATCAAGCAGTTGGCAGATGAACTTACCGTTGCATGGCAGCACTGTTCGGTTATAGTACGAAACCGTTCGGGAGACACATTTTATCCCCAAGGGAAGTCCAAGAGCCTGAATCGGCTCCAATAAAGGTGCGGCACGGGGCGATATGGCAGGCTTGCAGACATTATTGCGAAAAAACGGCACGCCGCTGATCGGGCTGGATATCAGTTCGAGTGCGGTCAAGCTGCTGGAGCTTTCACGCAAGGGCGCTGGGTACCATGTGGATGCGTACGCCACCGAGCCATTGCCGCCGGGCGCGATTGCCGACCGTCAGATTCAGGAACCCAAACTGGTGGGCGAGGCCGTGGCGCGCGCAGTCAAGAAAGCCGGAACCCGTGCCCGCCAGGTTGCCGTGGCGGTGCCCGGCACCACCGCCATCACCAAGATCGTTGAAATGCCGGTTCACCTGGCCGAAGACGAGCTTGAGGCGCAGCTCAAGGCCGAGGCTGACCAATACATCCCCTACCCCATCGATGAAGTCAGTCTCGACTTTTCGATTCTTGGCCCCAATCCCAAAAACAGTGCGTTCAACAACGTGCTGCTGGCGGCGTGTCGCAAGGAACAGGTGGAACGGTTGTGCGCTGCGGTCGAAGTCGCCGGACTCAAGCCGCGCGTGGTCGATGTGGACGCCTATGCGCTCGAAAATGCCTGCCAGCTGCTGCAACCGCAGATGCCGGATGCCGGCAAAGGGCGCACCATTGCCCTCATTGACATGGGCGCCAGCACCACTGCGATTCTGGTCTTGCATGACAACAAGACGGTCTTTACCCGCGACCAGGCGTTTGGCGGACGCCAGCTCAGCGAAGACATCATGCGCAGCTACGGCATGACCCACGATCAGGCGCAGCTGGCCAAGCGCAGCGGCGCGCTGCCCGAAGGCTACGCCACCGATGTGCTGGAACCCTTCATCACCGACATGGCGCAGCAGATCGACCGATCACTGCAATTTTTCTTCTCCTCCGCCAGCCAGTTCACCCATGTCGATCAATTGATCCTCGCCGGGGGTTGTGCGCACATCAATGGCGTTGATGGGCAAATCCAGCAGCGCTTGCAGATTCCCACCGCCATTGCCCGTCCGCTCGCCGGCATGGGCGTGGCCTCGCGCATCAAGCCTGATCTGCTGGCGCAGGATGAAGCCACACTGATGATCGCCTGCGGTCTGGCGTTGCGCGCCTTTGACGAGCCCCGGCCATGACCTTGCAGATCAATTTGCTGGACTGGCGCGCCGCACGGCGCGAGCAGCGCAAGCAGGCATTCATCACCCATCTTGCGCTGGGCATCGGTGTGGCCGCCGCCGCAGTGTTCGGGGTCTACACCCTGGTCGATGGCGAGTTGAGCCATCAGCAGCAGCGCAATCAGTATCTGCAGGAACAGATCAAGGAACTGGACGCGCAGCTGGTCGAAATCAAAGAACTGGAGCGAACCCGCGCCAATCTGATCGCGCGGATGAAAGTCATCGAGGAGCTGGAAGCCAGCCGTACCGCCTCGGTTCACTTTTTTGATGAAATCGTCAACACCCTGCCTGAAGGCGTCAACCTGACCGGACTCAAGCAGCAAGGCAGCAGCGTCACGCTGGAAGGCATCGCCGAATCCAATGGCCGGATTTCCACCTACATGAAAAATCTCGATGCCTCCCTGTGGTTCTCCGACCCCCGCCTGATCGTCATCAAGACCAACGAAAAGGATCAGCGGCGGCAGGCACAGTTCACGCTCCAGGTCAAACGGCTGATCCAGCCGAAAAGCGCCGAAGGCGCTGACGATGCCGGTGACGACGAGGTGCTCGAATGAACCTGCAAGAAGCCATTGACCAGCTCAACACGCTGGACATCAACAACCCCGGCGCATGGCCGGGCTGGGCACGCCGCGCGGCGGTGGTGCTGGCCGCCGTGGTGCTGGTGCTGGCCGGGCTGTGGTTCTGGGTCAAACCCGTTTACGAGCAGATCGAAAGCGCGCGCAACAAAGAACAAAGCCTGCTGCAAGAGCTTGATGGCAAGCAGCGCAAGGTGGCCGCACTCGACGCCTACAAAGCACAACTGGCCGAAATGGAGCGCCAGTTTGGTGACATGCTGCGACAGCTGCCCAGCCGTGCCGAAGTCGCCAATCTGCTGACCGACATCTCGCAAAAGCGCGTTGAATCCGGGCTTGAAGAAGAACTGTTTCAACCCGAGCCAGAAGTCCCCAAGGAGTTCTACGCCGAAATCCCCAACAAGATCGTCCTGGTCGGCCACTATCACCAGATGGGCGATTTTGTCAGCGCCGTTGCCGCACTGCCGCGCATCGTCACGGTTGAAAATGTCGATATTCGTGCAGCGGGCGCCGCCAGCAACGCCCGCAACAGCGATAAAAAACCCGCAACCCAATTGCGTCTCACCGGCACGGCGCAGACCTATCGCTACCTTGACGATGAAGAAATCGCCGCAGCCAAGCCCACCCCGGCACCCCGGAGACGCTGATGAAATCCGTCAGACCGATGCTGTTGATCATCAGCCTGCTCGGCGCCGGGCTGCTCAGTGGCTGTGAACAGGACATGAGCGACCTGCAACAGCAGGTTGCCGCGCTCAAGGCGCGCAAATCCACGCGTATTCCACCGATCCCCCAACCCAAGCAAGCCGACAGCTTCACCTACGATGCCGCCGATCGCCGCGATCCCTTCATCGAAATCGTGCCTGCGGTGCGCGTTGCCGCAATCGCCAGCGGCCCGCGTCCCAATCTCAGCCGCAACCGCGAGCCGCTGGAGGAGTTTCCGCTGGACGCCCTGCGCATGGTCGGCACCATCACCACGTCCGGCGGAGTGTTTGCGCTGATCCGTACGCCTGACAAGGTCATCAACCGCGTGACCATTGGCAACTACCTGGGGCAAAACTATGGCCAGATCAAAAGCATCGACCCGACCCAGGTCAGTCTGATGGAACTGATCGAAGACGGCTTTGGGGGCTGGATCGCGCGCGCGGCCAGTCTCTCGCTGGACGACAGCCCCTCCACCCCCGGCGCAAATCATTGAGGACCGGAGTCCCCGCCATGAATCATTTTTCTCTGTTTTTGCGCACCCTGTTCGGCAGTCTGCTGCTCCTGCTGCTGACGCCGGCCCATGCGCAACAGCTTGCACTCAACGATGTCGACTTCATCGAACTCGGCAACAACCGCGTGCTGATGACGCTGATCCTGTCCGGGCCGGCACCGCAACCTTCCGCCTTCAGCGTCGACAAACCGGCGCGGCTGTCGCTGGATCTGCCGGATACCCGCACCGCGCTGCCGGAACGCTACAAACGCCTGAACATCGGCAACGTGCGCGGGCTTGCCAATGCCCAGGCGCAGGGGCGCACCCGCGTCGTCGTCGAACTCGGCGAAGCCGCGCCCTACAGCATGGAAGTTGCCGGCAACCGCATTCTGGTGCGGCTGGAAAGCCCGGCGCGCAGCCTGCCCCAGCCCAGTGTCCCCTCGGTGATTGCACGGGCGCCGCCGCCCACTGCCAGCGCAACGGCGGCGGCACCGCGCGGTGCCGCAACGCTTGGCGCGCTCGACTTTCGCCGGGGTGAAAAAGGCGAAGGTCGCCTGAGCGCGCGCATCAGCGACCCCAATACCGTGGTCGATGTTCGTGAAGACAGCGGCAAGATCATCGCCAGCCTGCGCAACACCCGTCTTGACCAAGGCGGCGACCGACGCCTTGACGTGCTCGACTTTGCCACGCCGGTGCAGACCGTCGATGTGCGCGAAGTGGGGCTGGATACCCAGCTCATCATCACCCCCGTCAGCGGCCAGGAATTCGAGCACGCCGCCTACCAGTCCGGCAACCGGTTCACGCTGGAGCTGCAACCGGTGACCGCAGAAACGCTGGCAGCCCGCAAGGCCGCGCAGCCAGAGTTCACCGGCGAGCGCATCAGCCTGTCGTTTCAGAGTGTTGATATCCGCTCGCTGTTACAGATCGTTGCCGATGTCGCCGGCACCAACATGGTCATCAGCGACTCGGTCACCGGCCAGATCGCCATGCGTCTGGAAAACGTGCCGTGGGATCAGGCGCTGGACATCATTCTCAAGACCAAAGGGCTGGGCATGCGCCAGCAGGGCAACGTCATGCTCGTTGCCCCGGCGCAGGAGCTGGCCGAGCGTGAGCAGCGTGAGCTCGAAGCGATCCGGCAGCGCAGCGATCTGGCGCCGGTACGCTCGGAAATCATTCAGGTCAACTATGCCAAGGCCGCCGACCTGAAGGCACTGATCTCCAGCGGTGACATGTCCATGCTCAGTGAGCGCGGGCGGATCAGCGTCGATGAACGCACCAACACCCTGCTGGTGCTCGAAACGCGCGACAAGATCGACGAAATCCGGGGACTGGTTGCCCG
This region includes:
- the pilQ gene encoding type IV pilus secretin family protein, translating into MNHFSLFLRTLFGSLLLLLLTPAHAQQLALNDVDFIELGNNRVLMTLILSGPAPQPSAFSVDKPARLSLDLPDTRTALPERYKRLNIGNVRGLANAQAQGRTRVVVELGEAAPYSMEVAGNRILVRLESPARSLPQPSVPSVIARAPPPTASATAAAPRGAATLGALDFRRGEKGEGRLSARISDPNTVVDVREDSGKIIASLRNTRLDQGGDRRLDVLDFATPVQTVDVREVGLDTQLIITPVSGQEFEHAAYQSGNRFTLELQPVTAETLAARKAAQPEFTGERISLSFQSVDIRSLLQIVADVAGTNMVISDSVTGQIAMRLENVPWDQALDIILKTKGLGMRQQGNVMLVAPAQELAEREQRELEAIRQRSDLAPVRSEIIQVNYAKAADLKALISSGDMSMLSERGRISVDERTNTLLVLETRDKIDEIRGLVARLDIPVRQVLIESRIVIANDDFIKEIGARFGVGSIGRSGSTTIGQSGGAADPQANNSGGGGGSGGGTGGQQNQSLGNLGSRAILGGQLPSAADNYIFNMPSFAAGSSGIGWTILGKNFLIDLELTALQQEGRGEVVSTPKVLTQNGKQATIKHGFEVPYETVSQNGTNVEFKEALLQLEVTPNVNPNNTVSMDLLVTKDEPDFTRAVKGTPALNKRELQTSVQVTSGETVVLGGTFETQKANSSSKVPLLGDIPLIGRLFRNNRSQNTKQELLIFVTPRVLQEGINVE
- a CDS encoding pilus assembly protein PilM; protein product: MAGLQTLLRKNGTPLIGLDISSSAVKLLELSRKGAGYHVDAYATEPLPPGAIADRQIQEPKLVGEAVARAVKKAGTRARQVAVAVPGTTAITKIVEMPVHLAEDELEAQLKAEADQYIPYPIDEVSLDFSILGPNPKNSAFNNVLLAACRKEQVERLCAAVEVAGLKPRVVDVDAYALENACQLLQPQMPDAGKGRTIALIDMGASTTAILVLHDNKTVFTRDQAFGGRQLSEDIMRSYGMTHDQAQLAKRSGALPEGYATDVLEPFITDMAQQIDRSLQFFFSSASQFTHVDQLILAGGCAHINGVDGQIQQRLQIPTAIARPLAGMGVASRIKPDLLAQDEATLMIACGLALRAFDEPRP
- a CDS encoding type 4a pilus biogenesis protein PilO translates to MNLQEAIDQLNTLDINNPGAWPGWARRAAVVLAAVVLVLAGLWFWVKPVYEQIESARNKEQSLLQELDGKQRKVAALDAYKAQLAEMERQFGDMLRQLPSRAEVANLLTDISQKRVESGLEEELFQPEPEVPKEFYAEIPNKIVLVGHYHQMGDFVSAVAALPRIVTVENVDIRAAGAASNARNSDKKPATQLRLTGTAQTYRYLDDEEIAAAKPTPAPRRR
- a CDS encoding PilN domain-containing protein, translating into MTLQINLLDWRAARREQRKQAFITHLALGIGVAAAAVFGVYTLVDGELSHQQQRNQYLQEQIKELDAQLVEIKELERTRANLIARMKVIEELEASRTASVHFFDEIVNTLPEGVNLTGLKQQGSSVTLEGIAESNGRISTYMKNLDASLWFSDPRLIVIKTNEKDQRRQAQFTLQVKRLIQPKSAEGADDAGDDEVLE
- a CDS encoding pilus assembly protein PilP, whose translation is MKSVRPMLLIISLLGAGLLSGCEQDMSDLQQQVAALKARKSTRIPPIPQPKQADSFTYDAADRRDPFIEIVPAVRVAAIASGPRPNLSRNREPLEEFPLDALRMVGTITTSGGVFALIRTPDKVINRVTIGNYLGQNYGQIKSIDPTQVSLMELIEDGFGGWIARAASLSLDDSPSTPGANH